A stretch of Endozoicomonas sp. SCSIO W0465 DNA encodes these proteins:
- the pheT gene encoding phenylalanine--tRNA ligase subunit beta — MKFSEKWLRQWVNIEVDTRELVDKITMAGLEVDEVEAVAGEFTGVIIGKIIACEQHPDADKLRVTQVSTGSESFQVVCGAPNARVGIKVPFATVGAVLPGNFKIKKAKLRGVESFGMLCAEEELGMAESSDGLMELPLDAPVGQNIREYLSLDDKIIDVDLTPNRGDCLSIAGLAREVSANFLADVTEEQIVEVAPAIDDTFPVHIDAPQGCPRYVGRVIRNVDVSRSAPLWLTEHLRRSGIRSIDPVVDVTNYVMLELGQPMHGFDLDTLSGSIHVRMAKAEEQLTLLDGQEVTLNDNTLVIADEQKVLAIAGVMGGEGSGVSDKTRHIFLESAFFDPITIAGKARSYGLHTDSSHRFERGVDFQLQKKAVERATALIVEICGGEPGPVTEVASEAHLPALREVTLRSEKVTSLLGMAIDNSHIEALLSRLGLGLVTDGDGCWKVAVPSWRFDISIEEDLVEELGRIYGYNNLPESTPTALLKMKQVDESLIQESEIRRTLTARGYQEAVCFSFIAPELHQLFDPQHEPVALSNPIASDLSVMRTTLLPGLVKTAGYNLNRQQSRVRLFETGLTFIREKGKDGDELKQEPMLAALITGSRHPESWQGKAEAVDFFDLKGDFEALLALGQAGNEFVFRKGEHSAMHPGQCAEIVRAGKVVGHMGALHPSLARTMDMPTAVYLVELSLKALTEGNVTRFVALSKYPEVRRDLALVVNAAIAAGDIEQAITMEAGKLLRRVNTFDVYVGQGIEDGCKSLAMGLTLQHPSRTLKDDEVNELVDRVVARLKQDFNASLRQ; from the coding sequence AATTCAGTGAAAAGTGGTTGCGGCAGTGGGTCAATATTGAGGTCGATACCCGGGAGCTGGTGGACAAAATCACCATGGCCGGACTGGAAGTTGACGAGGTTGAAGCGGTTGCCGGTGAGTTTACCGGTGTCATCATTGGTAAAATTATTGCCTGTGAGCAACACCCGGACGCCGATAAGCTGCGAGTGACCCAGGTCAGTACCGGCAGTGAGTCTTTCCAGGTGGTGTGTGGTGCCCCCAATGCCCGGGTCGGTATCAAGGTGCCCTTTGCCACTGTTGGTGCTGTATTGCCCGGCAACTTCAAAATCAAAAAGGCAAAATTGCGCGGTGTCGAGTCATTCGGCATGCTGTGTGCCGAAGAAGAGCTCGGCATGGCCGAGTCTTCCGATGGTTTGATGGAGCTGCCTCTGGATGCTCCGGTTGGCCAGAATATTCGTGAATACCTGTCTCTGGACGACAAGATCATCGATGTGGATCTGACCCCTAACCGGGGTGACTGTCTGAGCATCGCCGGTCTGGCCCGTGAAGTCAGCGCAAACTTTCTGGCGGATGTGACGGAAGAACAGATAGTGGAAGTGGCACCCGCCATTGATGATACCTTCCCGGTTCATATTGATGCTCCACAGGGCTGCCCGCGCTATGTTGGCCGGGTTATTCGTAACGTGGACGTTTCCCGTTCTGCGCCATTGTGGCTGACTGAGCATCTGCGTCGTTCCGGTATCCGTTCCATTGACCCGGTGGTGGATGTGACCAATTATGTCATGCTGGAACTGGGTCAGCCGATGCACGGCTTTGATCTGGATACCCTTTCCGGCAGCATTCATGTCCGTATGGCCAAGGCTGAAGAACAACTGACACTACTGGATGGCCAGGAAGTGACGCTGAACGACAATACACTGGTGATTGCCGATGAACAGAAGGTTTTGGCCATTGCCGGGGTTATGGGAGGAGAAGGTTCCGGAGTCAGTGACAAGACCCGTCATATCTTCCTGGAAAGCGCGTTCTTTGATCCGATTACTATTGCGGGCAAGGCCCGCTCCTACGGATTGCATACGGACTCTTCTCACCGTTTTGAGCGGGGTGTGGATTTCCAGCTGCAGAAAAAAGCGGTTGAGCGTGCAACTGCACTGATTGTTGAGATCTGTGGTGGCGAACCGGGCCCGGTTACCGAAGTGGCCAGTGAAGCGCATCTGCCGGCACTGCGTGAAGTGACACTCCGTTCAGAAAAAGTGACTTCACTGCTGGGTATGGCCATTGACAACAGCCATATTGAAGCGCTGCTGTCTCGTCTGGGATTGGGCTTGGTCACTGATGGTGATGGTTGCTGGAAAGTAGCAGTCCCCAGCTGGCGCTTTGATATTTCCATCGAAGAAGACCTGGTGGAAGAGCTTGGCCGTATTTACGGTTATAACAACCTGCCTGAGAGCACGCCGACGGCTCTGTTAAAGATGAAGCAGGTGGACGAATCCCTGATTCAGGAGTCAGAGATTCGTCGTACACTGACGGCCCGTGGTTATCAGGAAGCGGTGTGCTTCAGCTTTATCGCTCCGGAACTGCACCAGCTGTTTGATCCTCAGCATGAGCCCGTTGCCCTGTCGAACCCGATCGCCAGTGATCTGTCCGTCATGCGCACAACACTGCTGCCAGGACTGGTTAAAACCGCCGGCTACAACCTGAATCGTCAGCAAAGCCGTGTTCGTCTGTTTGAAACCGGTCTGACCTTTATTAGAGAAAAAGGCAAAGACGGTGACGAGCTTAAGCAAGAGCCAATGCTGGCCGCACTGATTACCGGCAGCCGTCATCCCGAGAGCTGGCAGGGTAAGGCGGAAGCTGTTGACTTCTTTGACCTGAAAGGTGATTTCGAAGCGCTCTTGGCACTGGGTCAGGCGGGTAATGAATTTGTCTTCCGCAAGGGTGAGCACTCTGCCATGCACCCTGGTCAGTGTGCCGAGATTGTTCGTGCCGGCAAAGTCGTTGGCCATATGGGCGCATTGCACCCATCGCTGGCCAGGACGATGGATATGCCAACAGCGGTTTATCTGGTTGAACTCAGCCTGAAAGCGTTGACTGAAGGCAATGTCACCCGTTTTGTTGCTCTGTCGAAGTATCCTGAAGTTCGCCGTGATCTGGCGCTGGTGGTTAACGCTGCCATTGCCGCTGGTGATATTGAGCAGGCGATTACCATGGAAGCCGGTAAACTACTGCGCCGGGTCAATACTTTTGATGTTTATGTCGGTC